tgctactggcactggaggtgggcccacaccacaacgtctcatattgactccattggaggagctgcttcggccaaaattacttaccgtcgtcgtggaaggcttggctggtgaccgtgacattggaatttatccgtcacaatttccagcaggtgataaatattactgtactaggcgtgtcgttgcttacagttattttgcatatttacactgctttttatactgtcttcacaatataagcatacctgcatctatatatgtatatgtctgattctgtatatatatatctcaaaatagacatatatgtagtagtcctactaaaagcagtaactaatatagcacgtgccattgcgtgctcatttacatgtgaattcccaaaatgcatagctgcagtggaagcaattgatggtgggcgaagatggggaacaacagggtagtacacatgtgtaacacatgttcatgagaaattattagtagctacaggtacagaacagaaatatgtatcatattattgtgtattttattgattttactccgacaaacatgacattactgcctattttaagcatgcatcaaagaaattgcatgtaacggcctacaaacatcactggcactaacacatctatagttgcttatgaaaaggtccatttttgctttatgtcatatacagacagcataatgaggcacacgtatcatatgttatgtcattgttttcataacttaaacactgcagatgactacttagctcatctaccattgtgttaaagcagctgcaattaatatctcatcacagcatacacttcaacagagggggtggggttcagcacacacactaattacagcctcatttcacggtcaacttagttcacaccatttgcacctggttcaagtcattgaaaggtgtggctgattaggctttttggggaagggaatacctttcttacaacctgaatagcacaactgaagttaatcacactcatttgaaagcttaactctagctactaaatgccccaacaactcattacttatcaaagcgtacgtcacacattagttcactcatatctatagttgaactactatgaaagacacattatcacacactgcatgtgttgtcttgttgagtcacagccacattcaggtgtgccacatcttcgattaatgtaccacacatatcctctaccaaaaacaacactttttgcaatatgaccaccttcatgataaccattgtgaatggtcatctcatgatagttatgtacattatgatactgatatcactacacaacatatgatttttatgtactcatttaatctatttatcctcacgcattactgcagaaacatagtatgttgtatgttagggaactcaaaaattctaagtacacaggcatgtacagtgttattacaactatttatgttcactttcacacacattttcggttaaggaactgatgttgttagttaatcataaatacagaacatacaataagtgtttgttcaatatttacacatgtaaatgtaaaacttatgttattgttatatatagttgcccctggaggacatgtgtcacctgagatggaacaagtgtcttcacctgggtcagccagctcaacactactagaaggtgagtgtatcatttgctggccatataatatgtgctcttctatatgttatgttgtcatgtgcattatttgttttgcacatcttctttaaataggattacttagtgtcagtgaaaattaagtgtaaggcaacatgtattgtgttagtgatgttaattatcatgtaggacttctgagtttagagcaacttttcattcattcatatttcatactgagtccaaacattattcgtaagtcaaggtagtttttaatgaggttataaaacgtatgctaacatgttaggtgttacttaggacatagtacaattacatagtaacacagcatacattaacatgccatttaataatgtgtacatttctttttagaacatcatggtgatgaggatgatgagtatgatgaggatgacgccacagaagagactgaaatacaatcatgtgaccatgaagaggtgccaatagaaactgttgtaccgccaaatcgtccatcaacttccacatacgatgcaattgtagcttcagagggaaaaatagtggacgcagaaaatcgtcgccattcagacatgatgacagtgctggaaaggatgattggactgcaggaagaaacagtatcacaattggcacatctccacagagtcttcattgaagtgcctaaacagttgcaaaaaatcaacacctcattcgaagcattagttgttcagcaaacacaagctaattactggagaatgactaatgtaccacaattcaacacctcccagccaggatctgttcatgcaggtcagttttcaccacattcatctgatattcattcaccaggcccaaatgttaccggtcaagtagcagagattgctgtgcaggttcctgacgacatactaccactgccatctgtacaaaatcagcagctgacacctacaaaggagcccacaaaaacaaaatacaagcagttactactgaccagtttttggtcaaaaacaacaatagacacacatgaaacagaccaaccatcacttgtgcagtgtctaccaacttgctcacatgtgtcactgggcacaagccctgtccgtgaacagtcactacccaaaagccctgtaggtgaatcgctgcccaaaagccctgtaggtgagtcgctgcccaaaagccctgtaggtgagtcgctgcccaaaagccctgtaggtgaatcgctgcccaaaagccctgtaggtgaatcactgcccaaaagccctgtaggtgagtcactggccacaagccctgtaggtgagtcactggccacaagccccgtaggtgaacagtcactggccacaagccctgcccgtgaagtgccagaggccactcaaagtggctctgttgtgcctaaagttggtggcaaaagaaaaaggaaaattcaagagacaacaagcaggcctgttactcgctcgcaaaaggaacaaaaaaaataaatgttataattcagaaaatatgtctttggccttgttttgttgacttcagattatctaattactattgtatgtatgctgaagactgtgttgtttccaaactttcaactatgttcttgtacacgtgaagttttggaaatgttaacactcataattaattgtgttataaatatttatgttgtaatcgtctgttcagtaatggtccaccaggagccagttgctaagtttagagaagctgccattgactttgcagcaaaacattgcatttgggtgtgttaattgatgtaagaattgcatatgcatattagtcacatgcaattattaaaacacctaagtaagtgcaaacatctttcttgtacgtgtacagcaggattatgtgtaaattattacttacctttgccttgcttggccattgtaattttgtcctttaatcagttgtgtgttcgtttctataacatctcagaatgtataataatatatatacacacacacacacacacacacacacacactgagtgagtgtgagtgtgagtgtttgagtgtgtatatatatatatgtatatatgtgtatatatatatatgtatatatgtgtatatatatatgtatatatgtgtatatatatatgtatatatgtctatatgtatatatgtgtatatgtgtatatatatatgtatatatgtgtatatatatatgtatatatgtgtatatatatatgtatatatgtgtatatatatatgtatatatgtgtgtatatatatatatatatatatatatatatatatatatatatatatatatatatatatatatatatatatatatagtactatataaactggtattcacaaactaatacacttcatgcttccttgtgaaagcacactattttaataatacaggcctaatgtttgagaaatatcctaagtatgagactctaacagtattgtgcttaaacaaatgtttattacttaattcaatcatgtttctcaccatttaaataggtttcatacaaggtatacttaatgccatcaatgttgtgtgtactcctgcaatataaaaaaaaataaaatattatatataaatatatatatatttttataagagatatatttatatatatatatatatatatatatatatacacacgtatttaaactcatgcagacagggagttaaccagactttcacatacacacagaaatgtaagcggggaaaaaacatttctttttgcaggtgtgtttttactgatatgcctggctaagaaatattttcacacactggtctttgttagttttcaaaaaaacactatgtgaacgcattcacagtctagggatgtttttcacaaacgagataaaagaaggagaaatgtttctcccacagtcccatatcacgaaccacaactgttaacccaattagacaaacaaatccaattggcgtttgaaataaggagtcaaagtagttacttttgttgaccttgacaaggaaaaacaggagtttgttagccattcagcacattcattttgatgagcaaataacacagacctgcacacagcttttgtgctactcagacatggctgatgaattcgttaacaatattaatccccttttagggtataagtacatgatctgtgaagccatcttgaacagtcgcggacagaaagcaagcacacgccaaatcgatgatttcattcgagcaaaatatccttattaccaagaccgtaagcatgcacggaattttaattcctcaataagattcactttatcaagtaatgacttttttgaacgtgaccaggataagctacaacacacctatggtttctggaagattgccccggaaaaacaatttatcctgaaagacggcacttatattgtcgtgaaaggcatatttattcctaatggcaatagcaatgtatccgctactactgatccctttgaatcgatacgtgctgcaatatctgcagcctccattcctgaaacccacattgtacaagaacaaaagtactatgattatgtaccaagcctttcagctgaaattgcattggaatgggaaccggaagaaatgaacctacctcccgaccaattatttgaagaaagcagtggcgattcctatgagcgcatcctggaggagatatgtgccatactggattcagcggttgggttaagcgtggatgaaaatggcttgcatttctggagcgaccagttgcagccaggcgaagagttaattctagaagaatggtaaatataacaatcgttatgcgttgactctgcgtttaaattttttttttttttgtaaccaccattttcactttcaatgcgtggatacagcgtaacattgcagactgcataacatgtagcgatcacaaacaaattgtttcctaatacaatatagtaggacctgaaagagtagtacacattgctgacggaataaatatacgtactttcctatccctttaaacatattagcaacattttaccattactctaacacatacctgttttgttatcatgcaacatctacaacattgaaaaccgggtccaccacgtatgacgtgggacccttgtcatgggccaaggcgtccttaaaaaggattagtgatgtaagtcccgcccccaagcgacgtgcgcgcctcaaagcctattggctgtcatgttttgttatagtaacggtaactgcagtgtgtgatgcgtgcggctcagtgtttgtaggcgtaccctgggcgttagccgaatgttaattgagtgggaggagtgttagcgtgcgtttcacgctggcttaacatgacgtcacacgtattgcatttgcgcattgtgttatcggccgtgctttctgtccaaacacgtctgtttaaaaagaatacagatgtactcgtttagaacgaatgtagtttcatattcattgtatttgaaagaaagattttatgtttaatggtattttcaagatgtattgaacgcacaacgtacgctttgttttgcgcatgcgctaacagttagtgcagccaagcgtgaagtgcgtgcgcacactaagatgtgcgcgcacatttttcagtatacaggcaacgttcacatcatatacatagttatgcctgctacaaatttaaagaaacattacatactgatgtacacttgtagttctaacatataagtgagtgacgtgtgtatgtacacaatcatatagagctgtgtaatgcgttgtcacggatacatatatagtaaggtgccatatttgaccatcatatgtttgctgtatttcagagatgtcggggaagatacaatcggatcaatgtatgatttcagaagagtctacctttatatgagatgattgtgaggaggagccaccgactactatactacatatggaactaattttatattgcttgcagcgcttattaacaaacaattaaaaatgtgatacccttatgcctatattgcataagcacttaattaacataatgatgttgcaaaagagtgcctcatgaatttttattgagtgttctttaatgactactaacattttatgacatggtgtgttttatatataacaaccattcccactctgctaacacatttgtgtattctaatatgtaatggaacgtatgactgtcgaaactatgtaacaataataataataatatgagcatgttcatgtatagggctgctagttgtacgcagcgatttacagacacatgtttcagcctgaggtccctggcccgtggaacgtacaaatgtttttttgccgcatgaggcacagggagataaagtgacttggccaaggtcacaaggagcccacaccgggaattgaaccagactcccctgcttcaaactatcagtgccagtgtgtgtctttactcagtgagccactccttctcccaatgtaaaggacacttacaaccaagtagccatttatttttaaaatctcttgttacatgggtatgtagatgaaatggtttgggactgtagcaaataatgttactggccagatgttatggtcccctccaatgcatgatgttctgaatatgacatcaccatcatgttatgaagtacgtttctgtgtatatttcattaacctaactaactatagtttactgtgtttattaatcgtttagaaatacatagtatagtcaatatgatgatataagctaccataataaagctggtgttatcatttgtcggtgttatacatggatcctacaccaattgatagagacacaaacagttgtcttaaaaagtgtgtctatgctagtgatgaatgtgctcccgtaagtaaacaaataagtacagttatccccttttctccaaccacctctatattacattaatggaaattataaggaaacctacataaaatgtgatgaaatgtgagtaatcattttgtaatacaatgcacatgaaagctcaagagtagctaaatgcatatacatgatacagaaagtacatatatgtaacatttgtgtttaaaccaatatgttgggtttttagttccaataattataggaagattgaggtagccacatcttatgagagatgtcagcaaatatacataccatgatcagtcatactggagatatacctataatgcaaaggaacaatatataaattgcaaacattgacatgccatcttcagtaccgtaaacaacacagcaaagtgtgtatttggtgttaaatgtacaacaccatgtatatttcatgacattcaaaatgtaaatcagcctggtgtacacatcatatggatgtacatgttacactgcaccaataacattgtatgtaagcatactagaagcatgaatgattatgggcataatatgtgttttgtcttagcataaggaataacacaatgctaaaatattattgctttgttacccaagttgtattcacatacacacaactaaagtacaattgaagagggattatataacctgtgcaacaataacataccggtgccacatccctttgtgcacacagcagagaaaagaaaggtgtgcaacccatattcatctgtgtcctaacagaaggttatataaagaaacattattgttaatataacataattaaactataaaagtagtactaggaacatatgagtttgtacttacaagaaaaaaatgaattgatgagattctgtcgtgtctggccaccactggctgtttgttcattttcagcagctacatgggtgggatgctcgtctaccaaagcctcagctaggtctgactgtacattgtgcctgagtgcaacattgtgcaaaatgcaacaggcaaggataatatcagacactttttgaggcttgtatagaagagccccaccagttctgtccagacacctaaacctggtcttgagtaggccaaatgtcctctctataacagatcttgtagatatatgggctgcattgtacctgtcctctgcttcagtttgagggtttagcaccggagtcaagagccacggcctaattccgtatcctgagtcacctataatgaatggagcacacataagctgacattagtgatcaaattgtacaatgccaacattcctaaatcaacatgtgttttgtgttagaacatgtaaatatgtactcacccagcagccaaccaggttcaaaatgtccctcttcgaacgcatggaagactgaagagttcctcaggatagaggaatcgtgactggaaccagggaacttgggtaccacatgcattatcctcatcgtggcatcacataccacctgtacattgagtgaatggtagtgcttccgattgcggtacacatgctcactctgactaggtgcaatcaaagcaacatgtgtgcaatcgattgcacccagcacacatggtatccctgctatattataaaagccagtcctgacttccagccactctgttgcctctgtaggaaaatgaatataattcctagcgcgtctattgagtgcatagagaaactgggtcaaggcccgcgagaatgtagattgcgagaccccgcccactatgcccacagttgtctggtatgacgcggaagcaagataatgtaatgagcacagcattttaacaagcccagggactgcacgacctctggctgtgaaaaaatctaaatccccccttatctcctcataaagagctaagattgctgctgaactcaaacgatagcgacttacaatctcctcctcactcatcccatctaacagggttctctccctgtacagacgcggacgaggcacaagttgtctcctctgtcttctcctctgatctcctgtccctctacctgtccctcggcctgtccctctccctgtccctgtcgtatccgcgtcactgtcactgtccctcggtgtgtccctaccttgccctatatgattgtcttcatcatcaagcatgtcatagaaaagaatgttcctccgtctcctaaacattcgcaacattttgaaatgagtagctgtgaatgagcaggtaatgtgcgtcctttaaataggtatgtgatgatgtcaggtgacatagtaaaatgcaaggtgttacattaacataataaagtacttctgtggcaagctgtgtgcacttgttgttctaagtatttgttgtgtgtattctgcagggaatgatgatatttggcaatgatgtgacgtgaagctttgtacaaagattgcttgcaaataaatagttgcatgtgcaatgcatgtaacacttgtgaacgcaagagtcagtcatgtaatgagacaaaaaggctgagattgacgtgggaaaagttttgtgtaacatgtgtaattatccatgttattgtgacatgttggcaacaatgaatagtcgtgtgcatatgcatgcatttgtgtaaggaggatagttggtatagaatgagtttacaaggtgtcccaatgatgaattactgtacatgtgtgtataagttaggttgaagtgcttgtaatgcaacggttacaatgtaaacatgcaatgtgattgagcgtccaataagtgacgtcatgaaaatagggaggacccaaaagtatatgtaaacatgagaagacagatgtacatgaacgtttaaagatgcgtgtcacattacaagcattgtgtaatgtaaaggaagatgaatatactgtgtatgagtgacatgtgtgacatgtgtgacatcatgtaaataattgtcgctgagttgagtaaaatgtgtgatatgatgtgaggttctcctttaagagtgtagtatagtattttcccttgccacatcatcacatgatgagtaatgtgacccgcaaatgctgaaaacatgtaaaagtcgaatgttatgcaaataagacacatcagctgtgacacaatgcagggaatgcccccacactgtaatgcaaatcccccttgtattgtgagcaatgaaacgtaaacagtactatactgttatacgtccccgctccattgacttccattgatgtacagaagattttttttttctaagtgccgttccggcagccttagcgattgttctcccgtccaaaatgccaactttagttggcgggagaaatcggccataacatctcaatttcgtagtgccgatcagccccgataagctgtttttttttgttgaatccagccgatttaaaaaagtggcgatcagtgtcgaaaacaggcttatcggcaggcgactggccataaccaaattatcggctccgaaacctggcgatatgaagcacttatcggcgcttactgaatctcaaacccaattttggctataacatggccatatttcccttatcaacgcttactgcatgaggccctatctgTTATTCAactccctgtgtccctgcccaaATCCCTAGTATCCTTAATATAGACAAATAGACAGACACCTGTCTTGTGTGCAGGTAGGGGGGCTAGAAGTTTAGTCAGATAGTTATACAAAATCCCCCTTGTGAGCGGGTCAGGTTCTGGGTACAGGAGATCTTTACTCCATTGTGACTGTTGGAATATGTTTAAAACTCCCGGTATCCCTGCCCACCACCTAGGTGTCCGTTATATGCAGAAACCAAAAGCCTGTTCTACATACAGTTAAGAGATGCCTGGCAGTTTGTCAAGGGTTATGTATAAAGTCCCCTTCATGAGCGGGTCAGGTTATGGGCATAAGTGATCTCTGCTTTGTGAATATTCAATTACACATGCGTCAGAACGGGGTTGTATTGCCACCAGCGCCTTTGTTTATTATAATGCTTTTAGTTAGGAGTAGTAGTAGTAGAAGCAGGATGGCGTTATATATTGAAGCTGGATAGCAAGTACACTGGCAGCGTATATGTATGTGGACAGTGTAGTGTTGTTGTCCACTATTAAATATTCATAACATCCCAGTTGTATGGAATGCTGATCATATAACGTGTATATCCCCTATTGGGGTTTGCTGCACATGCGTGAGAGCGGAGCTATGACGCTACTTTTTTCTTACTGAATGATGTTCGTGACTAGCAGACTACCAGGTAAGGATAGTTATAGCATAACTTTAACATATTAGGTGAATGGGGCGCAGGTCCTAATGTATTCTTAGTTGTTAAGATGCCTGCGTGTAAATCCCCTATTGGGGttaactgcgcatgtgtgaaaGCGGAGCTATGAGCAGCGCGCAGGTCCTGGTTATCTCTTCGTTGAGATTCGGACTGCACATGCGTCAGAAACAGGACTGTGTTGTTGCCTGTACTTTGGAGTCACAATTACAAAGTTTTTACTCTGATACTCTTGGGTAAGTAGGAGCCAGATGGCGTCATGTATTTAGGCTAAGTTAGATATTGTGGCACACTCAAGACATTGGCTGCGTTTATTCAGAACAAAATAGTATCCCACGTGATGTTCTTCGTTGAGATTCAGACCGCGCATGCGTCAGAAACGGGGCTGTGTTGTTGCCTGTACTTTGAaacctaaaaacaacaaaacaggtagcgctaaccgcaaagATATGACATAGTATCTAGTACCCTATGTTTAGATAAttaactatacataaggggctccCTGGGATacaaaaactgaccccctggtcagaacaacAGTATGGACAAAAGATAGtatccgtgggcgcctatattaACAACTACTATgaaaaggatatacgaaaaccaagcctgttggctgtgaagaaacgtggctcctcacggtgtgcttaaaagaaaagaaaaagcacaacacatagcgtaatactgtagaatatatgacaaacaacacttaagacaacatataacagcttaGAAATAGATTTgaatttacacaataaaaacatttaataacaattaatataatACACAATACACATGGACATATATTATGTGGACAAGTAAAAATGAATGAAATAATGATTCTAATACTCCGTAGCACCGATGATGATAGTTGCAATGCCTACtcccagatggaataggtttgcaggcagtggatagtttagagagtatcccctctcgtttcttTAAGCTGCTCTCTGCTGACTGGCGTCTCCGTCTGCACGTGTATGTAAATCGTCAAACAGGAACTCCTGCAACACGCTGGGAAGGACGTCCAGTAGATGGTAAACAGCAGCAGCTGATTCGGCACGCCGTCGGCAACGGTAGACTAGCCGGTTGATAGCGCACACAGATTCGCCAATACGTGGGGATACTGTCACCAAGGTGCTGGGTATTAaaatcgccaccctacgcgtttcaagagcgttctgctctcttcctcaggggtatgtggAATAAAAGTCCAGCGACATCCTTTAAATACAGGGTCCGCAATTTTAGTGAGTAATTTCACCTGCAGTtaattgcacatgcgcagtggaagAAATGAGGTAGTTCTTGGGAATGGTTGTGTAATCAAACACATGCGCAGTTGAACATTCAAAGTGCTATTGCAAAGAGCTACTGCAAATTTGTATAATCAGCTGTTATACGTAACGAACAACATTGACATGACAAACTTATTCTATAAACAACAAATAGCATATATAactaacaaaatatatttatatacttacattacaattcattaattaatCTAAATAAATCCTAGAAAATTTCTACGTGATACACTCGTATATAAACTTTATAATCGTGATCTATAGTGAATTAATGTGCCTATTGATAACTAGTGTAACTctatataataataatcaaaatatTTGTGAATGTGTTATGCTAATAATAATGTACTTAGGGTATATGTAGGAGGAGCCTACTGTTAGAAGTAAAATAGACACTATTATCTGAGGTATGTCTATTAAATGGACGATGGTAATTTtaacccaccaaaaaggatttcaaatcaaattctacatttaagcccattggggacagagtacgtaactcataaatccaataggattctcttcttCGAACACTTGCTGCCCCAGaagaagtcacaggaagtgacgaaacatgcggcatgtcgggtcttttgccGACAAACAGTAATTCTACCTGAACctcctgc
Above is a genomic segment from Ascaphus truei isolate aAscTru1 chromosome 10, aAscTru1.hap1, whole genome shotgun sequence containing:
- the LOC142503333 gene encoding uncharacterized protein LOC142503333, which encodes MRPGRRTSAASKKEMWDTIVIGVNACGNSVRDKYHCRKRFDDIRSKLKKKIQDQRVHATGTGGGPTPQRLILTPLEELLRPKLLTVVVEGLAGDRDIGIYPSQFPAVAPGGHVSPEMEQVSSPGSASSTLLEEHHGDEDDEYDEDDATEETEIQSCDHEEVPIETVVPPNRPSTSTYDAIVASEGKIVDAENRRHSDMMTVLERMIGLQEETVSQLAHLHRVFIEVPKQLQKINTSFEALVVQQTQANYWRMTNVPQFNTSQPGSVHAGQFSPHSSDIHSPGPNVTGQVAEIAVQVPDDILPLPSVQNQQLTPTKEPTKTKYKQLLLTSFWSKTTIDTHETDQPSLVQCLPTCSHVSLGTSPVREQSLPKSPVAL